In Coffea eugenioides isolate CCC68of chromosome 4, Ceug_1.0, whole genome shotgun sequence, the genomic stretch tctCAATTAGTGATCTACCCTCTTATTTGGTTCATGCTACTGAGATATGGATAGCCATCCATTTTCTTCTTTGGATAATGAGGGAAAGCAGCTTCTGTTGCCACGTAATGACTGGTGCATGGTTTGTTTCTCAGTCAATTTGCCAGTTATTGTTATTGATTGCACACACCATAATTACCGTGTTGCTCTTATTTCAATAATTTTGTCGTGCATTCTGCAACATGAAGCATGTTTTTGACTGACAACATTTTCCTTGGCTCATATGGGGATATTAGATTTCAGAGCCACACATAACAGCTGCTACAGAACTTGTGCTTCATAAGTGCATGATAAGAACTCGGGATGGGTTCTAGATTTCCATCTCATCAGCTGAGCAATGGCTTGTATGTATCTGGCCGGCCTGAGCAGCCGAAAGAGCGGACACCAACCATGAGCTCTGTGGCCATGCCATACACTGGTGGTGATATCAAGAAGTCTGGAGAGCTTGGAAAGATGTTTGATATTCCTGTTGATGGCTCTAAGTCACGGAAATCTGGACCTGTAACCAATGCTCCTTCAAGGACTGGATCATTTGCTGGAGCTGCCTCACATTCAGGACCAATCAATCCTAATACTGCTGCTAGAGCCAGCTATTCCACCTCTGGTCCAGTATCATCTGCAGGAGCATCTGGTTCAGCATCAATGAAGAAATCAAATTCTGGGCCTTTGAGTAAACATGGGGAACCTATAAAAAAATCATCTGGCCCACAATCTGGTGGGGTCACCCCCCTTGCCCGCCAAAATTCCGGTCCACTCGCTCCAGTTCTTCCTACAACAGGACTAATTACTTCCGGTCCAATCTCTTCTGGTCCGTTGAATTCATCTGGTGCCCCACGTAAGGTCTCTGGTCCTTTGGACTCAATGGGGTCAGTCAAAGTACATGGTCCTTCTGTTGCTAACAACCCAGCTGTGACTACTCTTAGTCAAGAAGATGACTATTCCTTCAAGAGGAATTTTCCAAAGCCTATCCTGTGGGCAATGATCTTGCTGTTCATCATGGGTTTCATTGCTGGTGGCTTTATCCTTGGAGCCGTGCACAATGCTATTTTGCtcattgttgttgttgttctcTTCGCCATTGTTGCGGCgttattcctttggaattctTGTTGGGGGAAAAGAGCTATAATTGGTTTCATTGCCAATTATCCTGATGCCGAATTGAGAACTGCAAAGAATGGGCAATATGTCAAGGTTTCAGGGGTAAGTACTTGTTAATTCTGATTTATAGTACTTCTATTCTACTAAATTTTTTATTCGTTTCCATAGTTGAATTGGCGACATCATGAATCACCCCCAAAGCTATTCTCCGTACTTGTACCATAGAATGTTCAGCCTCGCAGAGgcatgaaaatgaaaaagattcCAGTTCCTCTGAGAGAGAGTTACAAGGCCCTTCCATTCAGTGTTGTCTTCTACTGTAATGTAGGGACATACGAATAGCTATCTCAATCTGACTTCGTCTTGAAACAAATGCTTGGGCCGCGACTAACATCTACCATGTATGAACGCCTGTCTTGAAGGTCTATGGTCCTAGCGGCCAATAACTGCTATGTTGCTCATAAGCTGATGCTAATCCAAAGACCACTATTGGCTTTTTGCTGGCCAACAAATAGCAACTTCAGAATGGTTACATCCTCTTTTCCTTCTGTATCCCCATTTCCCTGGAAGGAGTGCTATCAGTTGGAGGAGGATGTATTTGGAGCTTGGGCAAATTTGAATTCTGATTCAGCTTTAGATGTTAGAGGCCGTGTGATGAGTGATCCTGCTTTCATTTTGTTTTATAGAAATTTAATTAAACAATAATGGTTTTGGATTGCTTCAGAAATGTTTTTGTGTAAAAAATGCATAGGATTTTTGGCCATTCTTATTAGTGTGTTTTACCTCATTGTGTTTAGCCTTTTCTCCTGTTGCTGGACTTTTATTGAAGTGCCTTTTATAGCTTTTGAATTTGGTGGTTTGATCTCCTATGCTAATGGTTAAATTATGGTCAAACTGCAAAGGTGGTGACTTGTGGAAATGTACCCCTGGAATCATCCTTCCAAAAGGTGCCAAGATGTGTCTATACTTCTACAAGTTTATATGAGTATCGAGGTTGGGACTCAAAAGCTGCAAATCCTACCCATCGTCGTTTTACGTGGGGGCTTAGGTCATCAGAAGTACGTTCCTGTACTTAGCTTCTCAATCTTTTTTAATTACATACAgcaatattcttttttttcccctttttggaCAGGTAAGAAGCCTTCTTTAGGGTAGCAGAGTTCTATCCCGATCCTCTTTTCTTGTTACATGCTaaaaaatttttagatgtttCTGGTGGTACATGCTTTTCTTGTTGCATTGCAGGGATCATGACAAAGATTTTGAGAATTGCTCTATGTTTGACTTATTTGCAGAGGCACGTTGTTGACTTCTACATCTCTGATTTTCAGTCTGGTTTGAGAGCTTTAGTTAAGACAGGCTATGGTGCTAGGGTGACTCCTTATGTGCAGGAATCTGTCGTTGTTGAAGTCAATCCTTTGAACAAGGAGCTGTCTCCTGATTTTATCAGATGGTTGGGGGATAGGAATCTTTCGAGCGATAATCGAGTGATGCGGTTGAAGGAAGGGTAAGCCTTCTTATTCATCAAAATTAATGCCATGTTGCCAATGTACTTGTGAAGTTTCATTGTAATACTAGAAGTGCTCTCCATATAATTAATGGAGTGATAATTCAAATCTGCTCTGGCCTTGTTGTGGTACAGTTTTTGATGACTTGCATTCACATTTTAGAGAAGCTACATAACCTAAGGTAGAATTGTGAACCGTTTAACCATAAGGGGGATtaacacaaaaaagaaaaagaaaaaag encodes the following:
- the LOC113767388 gene encoding uncharacterized membrane protein At1g16860-like, whose translation is MGSRFPSHQLSNGLYVSGRPEQPKERTPTMSSVAMPYTGGDIKKSGELGKMFDIPVDGSKSRKSGPVTNAPSRTGSFAGAASHSGPINPNTAARASYSTSGPVSSAGASGSASMKKSNSGPLSKHGEPIKKSSGPQSGGVTPLARQNSGPLAPVLPTTGLITSGPISSGPLNSSGAPRKVSGPLDSMGSVKVHGPSVANNPAVTTLSQEDDYSFKRNFPKPILWAMILLFIMGFIAGGFILGAVHNAILLIVVVVLFAIVAALFLWNSCWGKRAIIGFIANYPDAELRTAKNGQYVKVSGVVTCGNVPLESSFQKVPRCVYTSTSLYEYRGWDSKAANPTHRRFTWGLRSSERHVVDFYISDFQSGLRALVKTGYGARVTPYVQESVVVEVNPLNKELSPDFIRWLGDRNLSSDNRVMRLKEGYIKEGSTVSVMGVVQRNENVLMIVPPPEPFTTGCQWSKCIFPASLEGVVLSCEDASKIDVIPV